In Euphorbia lathyris chromosome 2, ddEupLath1.1, whole genome shotgun sequence, the sequence CGTTTAATACCAATTCAACTTACCGTTGATTTCAAACCCAATTTACCTCGTTAGTACTCGCATTTCCccccaaaaaaatcaatttaaaaaCATTAACATGTAAATGTAAGTCTTAATTTGCTATGTTTGAATGGTGGTTTATTGCAGAGGAAGCAGAAAGAATAACGCAGTCAAAAGGAAGAGTATTCTGCTTAAATGATGAGCCAGGTGTATATAGAGTATGGATGCCAAATGGGAAAAGACCTGGTTTAGCTTTATCAAGAGCTTTTGGTGATTACTGTGTTAAAGATTTTGGACTCATTTCTATCCCTGATGTTACTCATAGAACTATAACAACCAGAGATCAGTTTGTCATTTTGGCGACAGATGGGGTACGCACTAAACACGatatttttgttgcatttatatAATAGATAATCATATGGAATAGAGGTGACAATTATCAGGTTCAAGTCGTGTCAATTTTGGGTTAGTGTCAAAATGAGTTAACTCTAACCCAACTAAAAAACTTTCGTATCATAATCGTGTTAACCTAATCGGATTCGTATCATGTTTTCGGGTTACTATGCACGTATATTATATATGacactatttttaaatatttatgtcatttttttattaatatgttAACATTAACCATCCAAAGTCCGCTAATATCATATTGGGAgtcatgatttttattttattcaatagtTTAGTCCATTGAActgtttaataattcaaatatttgaggGACCAAACTGTTGAGTTGAACAAAAGttaaggactaaacaatgtattaTTAACATACGAGGATtaaacaatgtgttaggtaaaaaagtagggactaataaattttaaatattcgtgtcgttttcgggttaaCAGTCAACACTAATCCAACCCAAAaatttgcttttattttcttgtcaACCCAAATGACGCATTACCTAAACTCAAACACTAACATTGCGTGTCGTGTAATCGGTTCATGTGTACTTTTTCCACCTCTAATATGGAGTGTATAGATCCACAACAGATTATGACACGACAGCCCCAATCTGACACCCCTACCATAAAGAGAGTTCTTATACCTTATGAAAAAGAAGGAACACAAACTAATTTGAGGtgatatttttattgtttttatcagCTATGGGATGTTATTTCCAATAAAGAAGCAATAGAGATAGTTTCTTCCACACCAAAAAGGAAGAAATCAGCAAAAAGATTAGTGCAATGTGCAACTCAGGCATGGAAAGACAACAAAAGAGGCATTGCAATGGATGATATCTCTGCAATATGTCTTTTCTTTCATGATTCAAATTCACCATCTCAACAGGTTGAGAAACCGGCTAAGTAGCTAATCGAACTGATCGGGTCATGTAGGAATAAGGTTCAAGTGTACCGACTACCGGTCTATCAAGTCTTAACAATGTATCTTTCTTATATTGTATACTGCAATAGACTTACTTCTATCTACTTTTTTCTATTCTCTTTTGTATTTTAGATCATATAAAGTTGTAGGCCGACAGTTTCTAATACGACAATACAATTTACAGAGATAACATGCTTGACACAACTCGTTTAATAGGATTATGCATTTTGTttcatttatattatataatcatGTGATTGGGCTGTCAAAACAGGTCAACATGATTCGTGTAAGTTGTAATCCACAAATTAAACGAATCCGGGGTAAAACTTAATGGATTCAGAGCGAAAACAGGTTAACATGTTTAACCCACAGAACAAAAGAGTCATATCGTGGATTGACTCGTCAACTCGTTATGATCCATATAATTTTTAACCAGTTGACATGTCATGTCGATCCAACCAATTTAAGTAATATATCTTTATGGGTTTATAATACATTTTACCCTAATGTGTATATATACATACTCTTCTTTCCCTACAAATTTAAATTCTAATCAAATTCTAATTTATCAATAGAAATGGATTGATTTTGTCCCATTTAGTTAACTACAAGTGTTGTTACAAGTTAGGTCGACCGGACCGTGTATCAGGGTTGATAATGAACGGGTAACTAAAGCAGGTTCACCCGACATGTTTACGACTCGTCAACCTATTTTAACATCCCTAGAATATATAGATCACATAACACGATTAAAACACAATAACAAATTTGGATATCCCTATAGAGTTCAAATGTTGGCAATGAGATTAGGATTTAACAACACCTGAAATCGACTTCTAATTTCTTGTTGCTTGCTGTGTGACAATCAGTTGAGCCACAACAGTAGCATACTGCAGAGCTGTATGTTGAGCAGTATAGTGATCCAAGAGACCGTACTCGGAAAAACTGGGTTCTATATGCATAAAATGGCCAGGCAACGATCTTTTTGAGACTGTCTCTTGCCATATATCAACAAATTCTTCCATGATTTGCCTGGCTTTCTCTATCGAAGAAATTGGGAGATACTCCACCTTCAGAAGACACAACTCGCATTAGAACAGATCAGAGTTTTGAGTTTTGATTTGACAACTTCCAACAAATAATAGAGAATGACACCAAGAATAATGCTACAAGAACATCacagagagaaagagagagtagGGATGAGGATGGATTACGTTTCAGTTCGGTAACCAAATTGGTTTAGTTCAAACCGAACCAAATCggattatattaataatatcatTTTGCAACCAgaataatactaaataataaaaaattgttaTATAGTACTTTTGCTTAATAACAATATTTTCTTTGACAGTAATTGATTAATCATATGaaactaattatattttaatcatATAAACTTATAAAGTGTATTAAGAGAGTTATATAGCTAGTTTGGTTTGGATCATAGTTGTTGAAGGCACAAGGCGCActaaggggtcctggagcctaggcGCAAGCAAGCGCTTGATGAAAATGAGGTGAACACTACGTATTATCACTAAGACTCACTCTATTACTAGTTAAAGCATAAGTCACGATGAACCAAAACACACACTTATAACCACACAAACAAGACAAAACCACTTAAATATAAAATGTCAAAAACACCAAGTTAAGTCCATAGAGGCATATACTTATCCTAAGTACCTAAAAAAAAGAGAACCAAAAAACCAAATAATCATCATCAAGATCTTCCTCAAAATTAATATCGTCCTCTCCAAAGTCTCCACTCTCATTTTCATCTCCAATTTCCTACTCCTCCTTTTCTTTATACTTTTACTTAGATTAGATCAAGGGTTAAAATTAAGTTTACTTAGATTAGATTAGATCAATGGTTGAGATTAAGCAACTGTGAAAAAAAAACCATAATCAAAACACTAAAGGCTACTGAAGTGTACCTTGATGAGTCCTCGAAGCCCAGGTGAGGCGCACAAGGCGAGAGCCTTTTAAACTGCGATTCGCCTAGGGGAATCAAGGCTCACTACCTTGAGCCTTGCTTAAGGCacacctttaacaactatggtttGGATTTTCTCAGAAAAAACCTAACCGCAGCGAAAACCAAATTATTTAACAAACTGAAAACCAACCAAACCGAACTAGAATTCGGTTCAGTTCAGGTTTTTTGGAGTACGGTTTTGCTGACCCTTAAGAGAGAGTGTCCCTGGTCCTATGTCATTATTTTGATGATGACAAAGTATCATAAAATCAAACCATACTTAAAGCTGTAATACAAGCAGAAGCAGCTATCTTGCTAATACATTGTGTTGCAGCAAACAATAGAACACACTCAGTGTGGAGTGAATCCTATATACAACCACATTAGATCAAACATTCTGTGAAACCAAGCTCTATTTCGATCTCCAAAGCCAAATTGCTTTAATTGGGTCTGAATTAGCATTCACTAAAACATGTACTTAAATCCCTAACTATGTATTAGTGGTAAATAAACACCCAGTCACCTACTCAACAAACGTTCAGACTATCCAGAGAAAGCAAAGGCACCATGCCAAATGAACTCAACATCAAATAGGCACAGAAAAATCCCAATTTTATGGTGATTTGATTTGTCTTGGAATAGAAGAACATTACCTCCATGACAATTCCTCTCAAGTTCTCGGAATGATTTGGAACCACTTTCCCCACTCTCAACTGAAAATCCCCAAGTTGATATTGAAATCCCTACACAAAAATCACAAACCAACAAGAAGAAACTACAAATCGAGAAAATTCTGCAATTATGCCAATAGAAAATATCAAAACTTTGCATCAGAATGATAATTTGAAGAGAATAACCTCAAAGAGAAGTGCAACCCTCGATTTATAAGACTGAAGTTTCTCCATTATGGCTTGAATTGACGAATCCGCCTCGACTACGAGCCTTTGACCTCGGATCATGAAATAATACTTGTTTGGCTGCTCTGGTAGAGAAATCCCCAGGAAATCCCGCGGGAATTCCGCTGAAAGGTTCTGTTCTGGTAATCGTATAAAATCGAATTTCAAAAAATTGAAAGTCCTTTAATGGAGGTAAAATTGAAGAAAAGAAACAAGATTAACCTCGAACCATGGGCTTATAAGAGGTTAGAGTAGCTTTCCATCTCCCTTCTTTAACTCCACTGATGCTCTCGACGCACTGCGATACTTCATTTAGGATTTGGGTGTTCACAGTTGTTCCTGCATTCGGTTGCCAATGTAAAACCCTACAAGTACATATTTCGATTATAGAAATTCATACGAAATCCATTGACTACAGCGAAAATAGGGAGCAGAAATTGGAGCTTTACCATTTCAGTGGCATCGTCTCCGGGGAAGAGTAGAAAACAGAAACGCCTTCGGTGAGATTCTGTCTCCTCAGCAAAGACAGAAAACTGAACCTTGAAGTTTGATGAAGCAATGGAGCAACGATGTCGTTTAGGCTTTGATTGGATGAGGAACGATGTCGTTTAGGCTTTGATTCGATGAGAGGTTTTAAAGCGCAATTAAAGGGAGGGTAGGAAATAGTAGGGAAGGGGATAGAGGGTATTACCCTTACCCTTATTTAGGAGAAAGCGAACGGTTCATCAAAATTCTTTCAAACCCACCGATTTGATGGATTGAAAATCTATTAAAAACTTATTGATTTTGAAACCTTTAAAACTCTTACCctcatattttttaatctaagcccttgtttgggaggaggttaatgggagtaaatgagagtaatggaaggttaagtattaagttaacTTTGTTTGgggagttattttttgagagtaaatggaggttaatggggttaaatcgttacttcctctaaccttcaaactctaacctccaaattcgagattaatgggagtaacgtaaacttttttaaaatttgttgTCTCTACAGTGTAAATTTAACCTTCCTTTccctccatatttaaactcccaaacaaggttatttacatcctataaactcccaaacaaggttaacttttatttttccatttcatcacttcccttccctttccattacctcctttaactctcacctccattaacctccaaactcccaaacaaaggctaaaGGGTTTCACTGACCCTTTCATACTTTCCCTTCAAAGCCTTAATGGGGAATTTCTATTGTATTTACTATATTA encodes:
- the LOC136220004 gene encoding mediator of RNA polymerase II transcription subunit 20a-like isoform X3, encoding MIRGQRLVVEADSSIQAIMEKLQSYKSRVALLFEGFQYQLGDFQLRVGKVVPNHSENLRGIVMEVEYLPISSIEKARQIMEEFVDIWQETVSKRSLPGHFMHIEPSFSEYGLLDHYTAQHTALQYATVVAQLIVTQQATRN
- the LOC136220004 gene encoding mediator of RNA polymerase II transcription subunit 20a-like isoform X2, which gives rise to MVREQNLSAEFPRDFLGISLPEQPNKYYFMIRGQRLVVEADSSIQAIMEKLQSYKSRVALLFEGFQYQLGDFQLRVGKVVPNHSENLRGIVMEVEYLPISSIEKARQIMEEFVDIWQETVSKRSLPGHFMHIEPSFSEYGLLDHYTAQHTALQYATVVAQLIVTQQATRN
- the LOC136220004 gene encoding mediator of RNA polymerase II transcription subunit 20a-like isoform X1 — translated: MPLKWVLHWQPNAGTTVNTQILNEVSQCVESISGVKEGRWKATLTSYKPMVREQNLSAEFPRDFLGISLPEQPNKYYFMIRGQRLVVEADSSIQAIMEKLQSYKSRVALLFEGFQYQLGDFQLRVGKVVPNHSENLRGIVMEVEYLPISSIEKARQIMEEFVDIWQETVSKRSLPGHFMHIEPSFSEYGLLDHYTAQHTALQYATVVAQLIVTQQATRN